The Sulfurimonas sp. genome includes the window CTACTAGTGGATCTAGTGGGAATGATGGTGTAGGTTTAACAGTCCAGTCAAACTCAGCTAACATAACAGTACCGATATCTGTTATCAATGGACAAACAGTATAACCAGCATATTTTGAAGGTAATTTTTTCCCTTCCATCTGTGCTATTAAGTTATCTACAAGAACTTTATATTGTTTTCTTATCGATCCACCTGTTTTGCCCATTGGTACTTGAGCAATATCACCAAGTGAAAATACATTATCAAACTTAACATGTTGAAGTGTCTCTTTATTTACCGGAACCCAACCTTTAGCTGAACCAATATCAGATTCACCTACTTCTCTTGGAGCTACAGCATCTGGAGTGATATGTAAAAAATCATATGGAACTCTTATCTTTTCATGTTTAGAGATAACCTCAAAATCTTTCATAATTGGATCGTAAGGTCCTTTTTCTTGCCACTTAGAATCAAAAATAGCTATTTTATTCTCTTTTTCTACACCTATAAGGTTAGTTCTATAGTGCCACTTAAAGCCTTCTCTCTTGAATTGCTCATGAATAGTATCGTGATATTCAGGAACACCAAACATAGCTCCACCATTTGGATAAAAAGTAAGTTCAGCATTTTCTCTAGCACCGGCTTCTTTAAGTCTTGCGTTTGTAAGATACATAATTTTCTTTGGAGCACCACCACATTTAATAGGTGTACTTGGATGTGTGAAAAGAAACTGTACCTTTTTACCATCTTTAGCATTTTTTGCTAACTCTATAGCTTTTTGCATCTCTACCCAAGTTTTAGCAGCACCTTCGCCTGTATAGATTGAACATATACCATCATTACCTATAGCTTTGTGAAGTCTTGAATTATCTCCAGTTGAGTAAGCACGACCAGCATGCTCTAAACCTTCAATTCTTTCAAAATCAAGTTGTAAACCAGTAGCTACAATCAAATAATCATAATCAATAACTTGACCTTTTGCAGTAGTTACTTGATTGTTTGTTGGATCAAAGTCGATAACTTTATCTTCAATTATCTTCGTACCTTCTGGTACAAAATCATCTCTATTGTAAACAATTTCATCTGCATCCCAAATACCAGCTGCAACTAATGTTTGACCTGGCTGATAAGATACTGATTGTTTATTAGGCTCAATCACAGTAATATCTGGATTTTTAAGATTAAGAGTTAATCTTGCAGCTGTACTCATACCAGCAAGTCCACCACCAACGATTACAATCTTTCCATTAACGCCTGATTTAACAAGTTCTTTTTGATCTTTTTCCATTGCTTCAAGATCGCTACCGCCCATCATGAAACTTGCACCTGAGATACCAGCTAATTTCATAGCATCTCTTCTGCTCATACCTTTTGAAGATAAATCCTTGTCCATCTTCGATAACATATTATTAAGATACTTATAATCCATGCTTATCCTTTCATTTCTTTAACTTATAATTAGTTGTAAGGTATCGTAAAATATTTGATTTGGGACTTAATATAAATGCATTTTAAAAAAAATTACAATAATGTGATAAAATTGTAACATTATTGTAGTCTATTGAGATGCTGCTTGAAAACTCACTAATCCTAAAAGGACATTGATTTTCTTTTCTTCATCAATATAGAATGGTATTGTATAGCCTTGATTTTGAATATCTTTTATATTTTCATTATCAAAGTAAATAGATTTTTTATACTTCTTTAGCTTAGTATGCATGTTAATTATAATTGTATCAAGATACATCTCAAAACTACTAACATCAACTTCACCTTGCTTTTTTATTAGCTCTGAAGCCTCTTTTAATTGTTCTTTATAAAGTTCTGAAGAAAGAACATTCATACCAGGATAGTATGAAGTAAACTCACCTCTATTTTTAAGATATTTATCTAGTTCATTTTCAAGTTGTTTTTTAATATCATTTTGCATACTTATATCCTTTATCTCTCAGCTCACAATACTTAAACAATATCCCTTATTTACGCACAGGGTTGTCTTCAGAAGCTATTTTATATTTTTTAAGAAGTTTATTGAGAGGTATTTATATATAAAGCTATATGCTGAATTTCAGCATATGCTTGAAGTTTTATTTTATACTATCACTAATATATTTAGCAAGAGCATCTATCTCTTCATAAGAGAGATCTACAAGTGAACTTTTCATTAAAGCACCATAACCATACTTGTTAACACTTCCAAATCTATAGTCTTTTAACTCTTTTGCTAATTTAGCAGCATCTAATCCATTAATTGGAGCATATTCGATTCTAGAAGAACCTTCAAATGTAATTTGTTTTCCATCAGCAGCATGACACATGATACAATCTTTTTTATAAATTGCCTCACCATTTGCTGGTAACAATACACCTGACTTATATACTGATGCACTGTCTGCAGCTATTAAAGTAACACTTGCTAATAATATGCAAAGAATAATTTTTTTCATTTTGAACCTTTAAATCATAAAGTTTGTGTCACATTATAATCACAAAAATCTTAAATTACCTAAAAAATATCTTTGAACTACTTATTTTGAAGTATAATGTTACTTTATAACTGATTCTTATTTAAAGAAATATATTGGTCTATTTTGGTTCAAGTATCTTTAATATAGTGATAGATATAGTTTAAAAAAATATTTCTTTATATAATAGGTACTCAAAAATGGCAAAATCAATTAAAGCATCACTTATTCTATTAATACTAACTTTTACAGCATTATATGCAAAAAGCGGATACGATTATTACCATTATGGAAATAGTGGTTCTTCTTATAAAAAACTAAACAAAACGGCTATAAGTAAGATAGCAAAAGCAGAAGTTAAAAAATTAACTATGGCAAAAAAAATTCCAAAAAGTTGGAAATCAATACCCATATCAAAAATAAAAAAGTTTAATTCTAATGATTGGATAGTTAGTTTTAATAATTTAAAAATAAAAGACAAATCAAAACGAGACTTGTATATATTTGTAAGCATCTATGGGCGCGTCAAAGGTGCCAACTATACTGGTCAATAAAATAGGGTATATATATTTACTCTTTAGATTTTAGATCAGCATATAATGAAGTACAGGCTTGAACCGATGCTCTGTCTGGAACTCTTCTAACAGAAAGGTATGTAACAGAACCGTCCGAATGAACTCTTTTTAACGCTGTTGCATACACCCAGTAATAAGCGCCATCTTTTCTAAGATTTTTAACTACTCCTGTCCAAAAACCTTTTGTTTGTATATCATCCCATAAGCCTTTAAAGGCAATTTTTGGCATATCTTCATGTCTAATAATATTATGAGGTTGCCCTAGAAGTTCTTCAAGTGTATATCCTGCTAACTCACAAAACAAATCATTCGCATATATGATTATTCCCTTTTCATCAGTTTCACTAAGAATATATTGATCAGAAGAAAAAAACCATTCTTCTGTTTTTTCACTCTTTACAATGCTCATCAAGTCTCCCTTATTTATAGTATTTACTTACTCCATCCATAGTTGAACCCATATTTAACAGTAACATATCTGCAATCACAAGCGCAGCCATCGCTTCACAAACAACAGTTCCTCTGATAGCAACACAAGGATCATGTCTTCCTTTTAATGAAAAATCAAGCTCTTCATTTGTAGTTGTAACAGTATGTTGTGTTTTAAATATTGATGGAGTTGGTTTAAAGTAAACATTCATTATAATATCATCACCATTTGATAGACCACCTAAAATTCCACCTGAATGATTTGACTCAAATCCATTCGCTCTAATTGCATCATTATTAGTAGATCCATGAGCAGATGCACTCAAAACTCCATCTCCAATCTCAACAGCCTTAACTGCATTTAAACCCATCATTGCATCTGCTAAGACACCATCTAGCTTATAATAAAGTGGCTGACCTAAGCCAATTGGAGCACCTTTTATTAACACTCTTGATACACCACCAACAGAGTCATGATTATT containing:
- a CDS encoding c-type cytochrome — its product is MKKIILCILLASVTLIAADSASVYKSGVLLPANGEAIYKKDCIMCHAADGKQITFEGSSRIEYAPINGLDAAKLAKELKDYRFGSVNKYGYGALMKSSLVDLSYEEIDALAKYISDSIK
- a CDS encoding DUF6488 family protein, with translation MAKSIKASLILLILTFTALYAKSGYDYYHYGNSGSSYKKLNKTAISKIAKAEVKKLTMAKKIPKSWKSIPISKIKKFNSNDWIVSFNNLKIKDKSKRDLYIFVSIYGRVKGANYTGQ
- a CDS encoding FAD/NAD(P)-binding oxidoreductase gives rise to the protein MDYKYLNNMLSKMDKDLSSKGMSRRDAMKLAGISGASFMMGGSDLEAMEKDQKELVKSGVNGKIVIVGGGLAGMSTAARLTLNLKNPDITVIEPNKQSVSYQPGQTLVAAGIWDADEIVYNRDDFVPEGTKIIEDKVIDFDPTNNQVTTAKGQVIDYDYLIVATGLQLDFERIEGLEHAGRAYSTGDNSRLHKAIGNDGICSIYTGEGAAKTWVEMQKAIELAKNAKDGKKVQFLFTHPSTPIKCGGAPKKIMYLTNARLKEAGARENAELTFYPNGGAMFGVPEYHDTIHEQFKREGFKWHYRTNLIGVEKENKIAIFDSKWQEKGPYDPIMKDFEVISKHEKIRVPYDFLHITPDAVAPREVGESDIGSAKGWVPVNKETLQHVKFDNVFSLGDIAQVPMGKTGGSIRKQYKVLVDNLIAQMEGKKLPSKYAGYTVCPLITDIGTVMLAEFDWTVKPTPSFPLDPLVERWVFWLMKVYALKPMTMYGMLSGKA
- a CDS encoding PAS domain-containing protein, whose product is MSIVKSEKTEEWFFSSDQYILSETDEKGIIIYANDLFCELAGYTLEELLGQPHNIIRHEDMPKIAFKGLWDDIQTKGFWTGVVKNLRKDGAYYWVYATALKRVHSDGSVTYLSVRRVPDRASVQACTSLYADLKSKE